The following proteins come from a genomic window of Gadus morhua chromosome 11, gadMor3.0, whole genome shotgun sequence:
- the ydjc gene encoding carbohydrate deacetylase, whose protein sequence is MPEARVKLVVTGDDFGYCARRNRGIVEVFRAGGLSAVSLLVNGAGAKDAAELAKRYAIPIGLHANLSEGVPVCAALRGSASLLDGRGLLRGKAGFREALRAGLLLMEEVELELRSQVLLFAELLGHLPGHMDGHQHVHVLPGVREVFARVLADFGVLYTRVPVERGWRSCPWLPPHLHLFYAQVEQDALEAAPVFSRHGIRWPDVYLGLTTMGQNMSISNVRRALRLALEPPPCSPCPAPRVLTAELMAHPGYPSWPAEGGCGAGPDEFSRSADRRREMETLSDPALLELYAQEGVQLCAFKDL, encoded by the exons ATGCCTGAAGCCCGAGTGAAGCTCGTTGTGACCGGGGACGACTTCGGCTACTGCGCGAGGCGGAACCGCGGCATTGTGGAGGTGTTCCGGGCGGGCGGTCTATCCGCCGTGTCGCTGCTGGTCAACGGCGCCGGGGCGAAGGACGCGGCCGAGCTGGCCAAACG GTATGCCATCCCGATCGGTCTCCATGCCAACCTGTCTGAGGGCGTGCCCGTGTGCGCGGCGCTGCGTGGCTCCGCCTCCCTGCTGGATGGGAGGGGCCTCCTGAGGGGAAAGGCGGGCTTCAGGGAGGCTCTGAGGGCGGGGCTTCTGCTCATGGAGGAG gtggagctggagctgaggTCTCAGGTGCTGTTGTTCGCAGAGCTGTTGGGTCACCTCCCCGGTCACATGGACGGGCACCAGCATGTTCACGTACTGCCTG gtgtgcggGAGGTGTTTGCCCGGGTGCTGGCAGACTTCGGGGTGCTCTACACCCGTGTTCCGGTAGAGCGGGGTTGGAGGAGCTGCCCCTGgctgcccccccacctccacctcttctaCGCCCAGGTGGAGCAGGACGCGCTGGAGGCAGCCCCTGTCTTCTCCCGCCACGGCATCAG GTGGCCTGACGTCTACCTGGGCCTGACCACCATGGGCCAGAACATGTCCATCTCCAACGTGAGGAGAGCTCTGCGCCTGGCCTTGgagccccccccctgctccccctgccCCGCGCCCCGCGTCCTGACTGCCGAGCTGATGGCCCACCCGGGGTACCCCAGCTGGCCAGCCGAGGGGGGGTGCGGTGCGGGGCCGGACGAGTTCTCCCGCTCGGCGGACCGTCGGCGGGAGATGGAGACCCTCTCAGACCCCGCGCTGCTGGAGCTCTACGCCCAGGAGGGGGTCCAGCTCTGTGCCTTCAAGGACCTCTGA